The sequence CCAATACTCAGCATGTATATTGAAAGAATGACCGAATTAGCACCCCAAATAATACCACTTAGTGAATTTGCTGTTGCCAATAACAACCCAACACGGTCAATGCGACTCAGGGGCATCGCCATTGAGTGGAAACCAGGATTAATAAGGTGTATTCTTCAGCGGAAATAGAAAGGCCTTGGGAAGATAGATGCACCGGAGATAATTTTGGTCAAAGTGTAATATGAAATCGAGGGAAATATTTAAAAATAAATAGGGCTATTAATTGGCCAATATGGCAGGTACAAAACCAGGTAAAATACTACCGATAATAATCACAGTAGCCTTGCTAATTCTAACTGCATCAACAACATACGCACAACAGGCACAGTCTCAATACTTTACCTGCACTGAGGTTGTTCCTGGTGTGTCAGGTTCTGTCCCGAGTCATGTGATCGTCTGGTTCTGGCTTAGCAATGTAACCACAACCAACGGGCTCAACTACCTCCTGTACCAGATGTATTATAACCCATCAAGTCCATACTTCCATCAATTCGTGACACCAAGGGAATTCACCAAGTGGTACTCACCACCGAGTTACGTCTTTAATTATATAACGAAACTTGCTAAACAGAGTGGCTTAGTTGTTAATTACACGTTCCCGATGCTCATGGAGGCCACTGGTACGGCCTCGGAGGTAGACAGCTTCCTAACAGCCCTGCAGTCAGCACCAATTAATATACAGCAATGGATAATAGCCGGAGAATGCATACCAATTGGCTACTTTACAGCAAGTAGTGTTATTCCGTCTTATAAACCACAATACGTGGCTATTCCTTTAAATACCACAAACGTGAATTCGGTATTAACTACGAACGTTACAGCAATAAATGGAGTACCAATGCAAATAAGGTACCACCAGGCAGAGATATGGTTACCCAAGGGCCTAGAGTTCATTTATGATGAATTACCATTATTTAATGGCTATTCCTATAGTGGTTACACGGGTAAAGGCTTAACGATCGCAATAGTTGATGCCTTTGGTGATGTTAACTTTACCCTAGCCAACAGACTCGTTTACCAGAACGTCGCATGCAATGACCTTGCTACCTTTAACTCGCTCTTTAGCTTACCACCAACCTCATGTCAGGTCAGCTACCCAACCGGTACACCGGTACTTACATCAGCTGATCTAAGTACTGCAGAAGGTTGGTCGTACGAAACAGCTCTGGATATCGAGTATGCCCACACAATGGCCCCAGGTGCCAAGATACTACTTGTTGTGTCGCCCACGGCTGGTGATGATTTATTCACTGACGTTGAGTACGTAGTTGCCAATAATCTTGCCAACTTCATAAGCCTAAGCTGGGGAGAACCAGAGGACATACTTTATTATCCACCGCCGAGTTACAACCTACTTTATGGCTATGATGAGATATTCATGCAAGCGGCTGCGGAGGGTATTGGTGTATTTGCGGCATCAGGCGATAGCGGCGCCTTTGACACTGCTTGGCTCTCTTTCAATATGGCAATGGAGCCTAGTGTTGGATATCCAGCCAGTGACCCATGGTTAACCGGTGTCGGCGGTACGGCTCTTAAGGGCGTAATTAATTACACAATGACTAGTCGTGTTGAGTATGCGTGGAATTGGAATAGTCACTACATGTGGGGTAGTGGCGGTGGTTACTCATTTGCATTTAATGAGACACCAGGTCAGACATTGATAGACATAGCTTATGAGAGAACTTACGTGTATGAGCCTGACCTGGGTGTTTACTTCTATACGGTTGGGCATAGGGGTGTTCCAGACATTGCTGCTGACGCTGACCCATATACTGGTGTTCTTCTGGTTATTAATGGCGGGTTATCACAATATGTATGGGGTGGTACTAGCCTAGCGACACCGCTGTCTGCGGGCATGACAACGACAATACAGAGTTACCTCGGTACTTCATTCAAGCTAGGTGACTTGGCACCTAACCTATATCTAATTTATTACTATTATCCAAGCCAATTCTATACATGGAACACCGCTTATCCAACCGGTGTGTTTTTCACTGGGATACCTGGTACTATGTTCGTGACACTTGGCGGCGAGAATGGGCTTTACTGGGTTGTTCAGGGTCTGTGGAATCCAGTGGATGGCCTTGGTCAGATAAATACCTACGGACTGGCCCAATTGTTCTCTCAATTTAATGGATTGAGTGTGGGATAGAGTTAAACGATGACTTGGTTTGCGTAAAAATCACAATCTTTCTTCTCCCTATATCACTTCCTTAATGCCTTCCACTATTAGTGATACTGCCCACGCCATTATTATTAGGCTCATGAACCTACCAATGAACCTAAGCATGTTACTCCCAATAAGTCTCATTATGATGAAACTGAACCTAATCACCAGGTATGTTATTAGGGAGGCGATTACTATGCTAATTATTACTTCGGGGAGGCCGTAGTAGGTGCTGAAGAGCATTACTGAGGTTATGGCACCGGGGCCTACGAGCATTGGGGTCACTATTGGCGTGAAGACGAAGTCCTCGGGATTCAGACCCATCGTCCTTGGCGCTCCCTCCCTAAGTGTGTCAATGCCTATGATGAGTAGGACAATGCCACCGGCTATCCTGAAGTCAGCAACACTTATGTTAAATGCGCCCAGTATGTATGGTCCAGCCACCGTGAATAGCACCAGTAGTGAAGGGACTGCGATGGCTATTATTCTCAACGCCCTGTTGAAAACCACTGGTTTATCTATGCTTGGTATCTCCATTATTATCGGTAGGGCGCCCACCGGGTCTATTATTGCAATTAACTGTGTTGTCATTACCAATACGTCAATTGCAACATTCATTGATGATAGTGTGGTAAAACCCTTTAAAAGGGTTCCATAGTAAGCATGCCCATGGCGTTCCATGGGTGTACATACTTTTTCTAATTCCCATTAGAAACTTTAATAAATAAATTAAGCAATTCCTGACTTTGGGTATGGCATCTGGAATTTATAAGGTAAGGAGAATTAGGAGAAGCATAGTAATTACTAAACTACCGTATGTAACGAAGATATACATAAACTACCAAGTCCTCATACCGGCCAGTTTAGTTAAGGCTCTCAATATTGAAAACGCCCTATATGCAAACATAACCATCGAGTATAGGGGCCTCGAAATCGAGATACCGCAGGTAAGATTACTGAGGACTAGGAACACGGCTAGTAGGCAATTCACAATACCCAAGGAAGTCAGGGAAAAGTACGGTATAAGTCCCCTCGACGAGGTAGAGGTACTTGACATAAAACCGGCATAAAGGTGTTTGAAACAACCCCATAAAAGCCCTAAACACGCGCATTACACTTAACGAAAATACTAACGTACTTGCTTGCTGCGTAATTCCTCGAGTGATGCCTTGGTAGTGCCCTCCTTACCCAACTCGCCCTCGATACTCCTCAACTCCTCCTCAAGCTTACCCAGCTTCTCAGTCTCACTATTTAATTCGCCTAGTCTCCTCCTCAACTTCTCCCTCCTCCTACCCAACTCCCTAAGTCTCACCTCCCTACTAACCACGAGTTCACGGGACATACCAATGCTAGTGCTTGATGAGCCAACGGAGCACTTAGATGAGGAGCATAGGCGTAGAGTTGGCGACTGAATTAGGAGCTTAAGCAATGGCGTCAGACAGTCATAATAACATCACACATGGGCGTCCTGGAGACGATTACTGCCCCACGGCCACCCCCTCTGTGGGTGCAAGTTTTTTCAAAGCTTCAATTATGTTCTTTTTCCTCCTCTCGTCTTTTATCCTCTCGAGTCTTCTGCGAAGCACCTCAATAACTTGTGTCCTAATTTCGTCATACTTTTCGAATGTATATATTGGTATTTTAACGATGAAGTTTTTACTCTTCCCATTAATGTAGGCGTGGAAATCATCGCCGTACTTAGCCCTCAACACATCAATAACTCTCTCAGCCTTAATCCTGTCCCTGACTTTACGCTCTAAGCAGACAGTACCCTCTCGAACACTCACCGTGAACCCATAACCGGCCACCATAATCTGCGCCTCACCTCGCCTGAACTTGAGCTCCGCCTCAAATATTCGTTAATCCTTAACCACTTCTCGAAGCCCAGAGCATCGAGGACGTCCCTAAGTATTGGCGGTAAAATGCCAATCGTTGTTCTAGCTAGGTCAATGGCACGACTGCCACGGAACCACACGTTGACCGTGCCATCATTGTTTAGAGCAGGCTTGCCCCAATCAAAGCCTATTTTCTTCAATTTCTGCAATAGCGGCTCCCATGCCTCAAACTTCTCACCAGACATCGTTATTCCAATTTTAATTGTGTTTTTCGAAACATAAGCGCTTCCATCGCCTAACACCGCTGTTAGTGTAAGTGCTAAAACTTCCTCATCGCTAAACTTATCTACATCTGCATCCTTGATTTTGCCCTTGAGCGACTTGTGGTTACTGGATCTTAAATACCATGTTACTGTCATGTTATTAACATTGACGTTAACGGTGTTTATATGCACGCGAATCTCGCCAGGATACAACAACGACCAAAATATTACTTGCCAGGTTTGGTTGGTGCCCATAACTGGTCTGCCTTTCTCTACGCTTTCATCGGTTTCAGCGAAACCGATGCGAAGGCTCCTAAGCGTCTTAACAAACTTTGTATACTCCTCCTTATTCATCATCATCATGAAATCAGGCACCTCAACATCCACTCCCTCAAGACCCTTAAGCACTAAGTGAACCGGTATACTAGTGCTCGTCCTATCCGTCTCAAGCGTTATGTGCTCACTATGCACACTTATTCCTGATGCGCCCTCGCCCCTAATGATTACCTCTGCCCTGCCGTTCATTAGGTTATCAATTAGTCTCCTTGTCTCGTTGCCAACATCACGCCAGTAGTTCAAGAACCGTTCATTATAGTTTATGAACTTGTCAACGAGCCCCGTGATGGCGTTGACGATATCCTCGCTGTATTTGCCCCTCAACTGGACCTCCAGCCTGTCCCTGGCCTCCAGCCACTCGTCCATTGTCTCCTCTATCCACCATGTTTCCCAAACCCTCCAGTGTTGTATTCGATTGATGGCTTCAACCAGAAAATCAACGGCCTTGTTCACGGCATCCTCACCTGCCTCACCACTGCAGACATATTCCCTGCCGCGCTTCACACCCATGCAGAAACGGTTCCTCCTCAACAACTCAGCGTTAAACCCCGTGAATTGACCAGGAGCACCAGACATACCAATACCTAATCCCCAACCAGATTAATAAGGCACTACGCAACATCTAAATTCCCAAACCGCCCAACCCTCGATCCACAATAGCCCTGCGCCCTGGCCTTAAGTAGTTAATTACGAAGACCACGCTAGCCGTATTCAATGGTTAGCTTTACATAAGCTAAGAAGGCCCTTGGGTTTTCAAGCAGTAGGTAATGCTCGCCAAGTTAACCATGAGGTAATCATAAAATAGTACCCGTTGAATGATCGCTGTTAATAGGTAAAAATATAAAAAGGGCCTTAATACCCATAGGTACGTATGCCCATTAGCGACCCTGAGAAGCTTAGAATAGCCGTTGAGCACAGGTTTAACTATTGGATATGTAGGGAGTGTGGAGCCAGGAACCCACCAGGAGCTGAGAAATGTAGGAGGTGTAAGAGTAAGAATCTAAGGCCTAAGAGGTTCAAGAGATAAAACATTAACCAGGCAATAACCTCTTAATGTATTACTAAGAGTATTATTAAGTTTACGTACTTATGCCGCGGGTATTTAGGGGACTTAGATAAAAATATAAAGAGGTGGTCTGAGCTTTATGTAATGGAAGACGAAGATAGGTACGAGGAAGAGCCCGAGAATGAGGAGATTAACGAGGAGTCAACGGATAATGAGGACTACTCATCACTTGTTAATAAAGCGCCTGAGTGGAGCGTCGGCGTTATACTGTACAATGGCAATGCTTACCCACTGGCCAAATCCAAATATAAGAGGAGCGAGTACTATTTCTCACCAAGTTGGAGGCCTGTGGCTAAAAACGTGAATGGCGAAGTCGTGGTACTCAGGGACGGCAAAGTAAGCAAGTACAAAATAAGTAGGCATGGAGATAAATATTTACAGGTAGTCCTTGTTTAATGGCAAAGGTAAATTAATCAAAACCGTTTTTCATTAATACGTTTTACAATTATCAACAATTTATTAACAACGTCAATTGGGCTTTGTCCTAAAATCACGATCTGAGGCTCCTTCCCATAATCACCGAGGTGATAAATAATGTCGGGAACCCTACCGGCGTTCTTTATGGCTTGCTCAGTGCCCCAGGGTATTGAAGCACCCTCCCTAGCCTTAACCTCAGGTGGTTCCTGTCTCCTATCGTAACCACTAACCACATAACCAAGTTCCCTTGCAGCCTCTATTACCCTATTATCATACTTAATATTCATTGCAGACCTAACCTCGGGTCCATGTTTCATGGCGGTAAGTATGTAATTAGCCACATGGGAACTAACGCCAAAGGTTGGTGGGCCACTCGGCTTGGCCTTACCCATGTACTTAACAATCCTACCAGGTACAGCAGCAACATCATCCAAGTTCCTGGCATATAACGCGGGTAATGCGTAGCCTAGGTTTGACTGAACCTCGGGTATGTAATTCCCAATTAGGTCGGCATTATCCTCGATAACCTTCAACGCCTTATTTAATTCATCAATAATATCAGCCCTATAGGCCCTAAGCTCGAGCCATGCCATTGGATTAACGGGGCCATGGCCATGACCAAGAGGTAATGAGTACTTAATGGCTGTGGTTATTAATTCCTTAGCTAGTTTAATAGCATCCCAGGGACTTAAGCCCTTAGCTAATCCAGCGGCTATGGCTGCCGAGAATGAACAACCAGTTCCGTGAGTGTTCTTCGTGTCTATCCTGAGAGCCTTCAACTCCCTATACTCGCCGGAATCCCTGAAGTAGACAATGTCAATACTCTCGTCCCCAGTTAGGTGGCCGCCCTTAACAATAACAATTTCTGGGTGAAGTTCTTCGGCAATAACCTTGGCAGCCCTCTTGGCATCATCGAGGGTCTCAACTCGGAAACCCACGAGGTGAGAAGCCTCAGGCGCGTTTGGAGTCACGACCTTAGCAATGGGTATTATTACACGCCTTAGTGTCTCCATGGCCTCAGGTCTAATGAGAGGATCACCACTTTTAGCATACATCACAGGATCAACAACCAACGGGAACCCCCACTTCCTGACTGCGCGGGCTGCAGCCTCCATAATCTGCGAACTACTCAACATACCTGTTTTAGCTGCGTTAATACCTATGTCCTCGGCTACTGCGTCTATCTGAGCCTCAACTATTGATGGATCAATCTCCTGGACAGCCCTAACACCAAGGGTGTTCTGCGCTGTTACCGCCGTTAGTGCAACCATGCCGTAAACACCGAGTGCATGAAACGTCTTTAAATCAGCAGTGATACCAGCACCGCCACCTGAGTCAAGCCCTGCTATTGTTAATGCCCTCGGTATCATACAAAATAATGCCCCTATCATAATTATATAAAGCTTTTATTAAAGTGAAGAAGAACGAGAGTTCACTGAAAGTAATTAATAAGCTTCAGCAATAAATCAAAGTATTGGTGAGAAAAATGAGGAAGGCTCTGGAAGTGTTTCTCGTGATCCTAATAACGCTGGCAACACCGACAGTGACTCATGCGGCGCAGCACATTAACGACGTGGCCAGTAATGTAACTAGTACAATAAATAACTTCATGAGCTCAATAACAAATGGCACCGAAAACGTAATAAACACGGCACTTAATAACCTAGTTTCATTCACGAACTATCTAAAGAACGTAATATACAGCGCCTCAGAGACCCTGGCAATACTCTTCGGCATTGTTGGCGGTTTCCTCTGGCTCTCTAACATAAGTCCATACAGAGGTAGGAGACTTGTGGTATCAGCAATACTATTGGCATTATTAGCCATAATAATAGCCCACATATGAGAGAGCAAGCGATATAAGTGAGTTAATATGTTGGTGGTTCCAATGTTAGTAAAGGTTCTAAAGGAAATGGGGTTCAGAAGAGATGACGAAGATGATTACTGGTTTAAGGATTATGGAAATGATGTCGTGTTGAAGGTGGCATCAACTGGGTATAATGAGATGGAGATTGAACTTGATATGCCTGTACCAACGGATATCAATTCATCCTCACTGAACAAACCCGAGAAGTTAATCGAAGCAATAATGAACTCCTCATTAAATAAGGGCCTCTTGTCATCATTGCTCCATGCAATTAATGACATGATTCACCTAAAACTCATTATCAACCTAGGTAATTAGGCCCCTTTGACCTGCATTATTGATTGACGGATCCTAATTAACTCCTTGGCAATCATGAGCACCAGCTTCCTTTTATTAACTCCATTCCTCTTCTTGATCACGACGCAACCATGCGGGCCCTCAAACCAATTGCCTGGATGTCTCTTATCGGCATGAACCTCAAACTCAAGGCCAAGGTTACTAACTGCCTTAACTAACTCCTCAATTGTTGGGGACCGCACAGCCATACTACTAGGGACCTTCCTACCAAAGCTTCTACTCTTGCTTGAGTCGAAGTAAACAGTCCAAATAATCCAATAATCCTTCTTGTCCACGTATAGTTTAGGTAAGGCATTGGTTAATAATGCTTTTGGGATTATTTCTCAAGGAGTATTGCGTTAATTATACCGTCTTGTCCAGGTCTCGACGTAACGACTGCCCTTCCCTTCTCTGTCTCTATAATCGAGCCCTTAACAATAACGTCCCTCTTGGCCAATTCCTTATTGGCGGGCGTCTCAAGGATCCTCAGTATCTTCACCCTCATTACCTTACCTTCCTTGGGAATGTATAGGTTAGCGTACTGTACATTAATAGCCTTAACTTTAACGTTACCACCAAAGACCCTAATTACGTTCCTTGATTCGTTATCAGACAGTATGGTATTAGTCGGCGGACCACCACCAAGCGCCTTCCTCTTAACTTTATACGGCCTAGCTCTATAACCACCAGTGGGCTTCCTGGAATCCCTGCCTTGGTAAAAACTCAGTAGCTTAACCACGAAGACCCAACGCGGGCATTGCCTTTAAAAGATTTTGCTTCGCAAACTCACGCGGTAATGGTGCGTATCGTTACAGGATAATGGAGTAATCAAGGAGAATGGCTTCAAATTAAACGTTGCCAATACTCGGTTATTAGGCGATCAAAAGCGCAGTAATAAGGTCTCCACGGCGAAGACATGGTTAAGGAAAATATGGCAGGAAGACGTCTTTGTCTGAAGTGCATGTTTTGCATAAATAATCAATGTATTAAGGCATCGATCACATAGTAAGCATGGATAATGAGTAAAGAGAAAATGAGTGAATATAAGCATGAGAAGGCACCAAGTAATATGTTGGGGAGACTTCACGATAGGGTTAAACTCAATCCAGGCGGATATAGTGAAACCGAACCTGGAGTTCTGTTTGCGATCAGAGTACGCAAAAACAGAAACCTCGTCCTATCACTGAGTACATGCATGGACTGCGGGGCATGCTTAACAGTATGCCCAGCATACCTAGCAACACGCAATATCAGGAATTCACCACTTGGGAGAATAACATTGGCTAAGTCAATAATGAAGGGACGTATTAATGATGAGGTGATTAATGAAGCATATACGTACTTCTGGCAATGCCTAACATGCAGAAGGTGTGCCTGGGCATGCCCCTTTGGTGTTGACGTGGCTGACATAACAAGGGCAATTAGATCCATGCTCTATGAGCTCAACCTAGCACCCAACTACGTGGTGGGGGTCATAGATAACCTGGAGTCCACAGGAAACTTCCTAGGATTACCAGAGGATGTCCTTAAGGAGGTAATAATCAATGCGGTTAACGAAATAAGGCTTGAGAAAGGTGTTAATGCTAGGGTCAAGATCAATGAGGCGGCCTATGCATTGCTGTTGCCGTCTGCATGCGCCGACTACACCACGGCATTAAACACATTCAAGGGATACGTACTACTACTTAATGAATTAGGCGTAGACTTCACCCTAAGCACGAGGGCACCTGACATAACGAACTATGGACTGTTCATGGATGAAAGACACATGAAGTTAATAGCCGAGAG is a genomic window of Vulcanisaeta souniana JCM 11219 containing:
- a CDS encoding S53 family peptidase; this encodes MAGTKPGKILPIIITVALLILTASTTYAQQAQSQYFTCTEVVPGVSGSVPSHVIVWFWLSNVTTTNGLNYLLYQMYYNPSSPYFHQFVTPREFTKWYSPPSYVFNYITKLAKQSGLVVNYTFPMLMEATGTASEVDSFLTALQSAPINIQQWIIAGECIPIGYFTASSVIPSYKPQYVAIPLNTTNVNSVLTTNVTAINGVPMQIRYHQAEIWLPKGLEFIYDELPLFNGYSYSGYTGKGLTIAIVDAFGDVNFTLANRLVYQNVACNDLATFNSLFSLPPTSCQVSYPTGTPVLTSADLSTAEGWSYETALDIEYAHTMAPGAKILLVVSPTAGDDLFTDVEYVVANNLANFISLSWGEPEDILYYPPPSYNLLYGYDEIFMQAAAEGIGVFAASGDSGAFDTAWLSFNMAMEPSVGYPASDPWLTGVGGTALKGVINYTMTSRVEYAWNWNSHYMWGSGGGYSFAFNETPGQTLIDIAYERTYVYEPDLGVYFYTVGHRGVPDIAADADPYTGVLLVINGGLSQYVWGGTSLATPLSAGMTTTIQSYLGTSFKLGDLAPNLYLIYYYYPSQFYTWNTAYPTGVFFTGIPGTMFVTLGGENGLYWVVQGLWNPVDGLGQINTYGLAQLFSQFNGLSVG
- a CDS encoding MarC family protein produces the protein MNVAIDVLVMTTQLIAIIDPVGALPIIMEIPSIDKPVVFNRALRIIAIAVPSLLVLFTVAGPYILGAFNISVADFRIAGGIVLLIIGIDTLREGAPRTMGLNPEDFVFTPIVTPMLVGPGAITSVMLFSTYYGLPEVIISIVIASLITYLVIRFSFIIMRLIGSNMLRFIGRFMSLIIMAWAVSLIVEGIKEVI
- a CDS encoding AbrB/MazE/SpoVT family DNA-binding domain-containing protein; protein product: MASGIYKVRRIRRSIVITKLPYVTKIYINYQVLIPASLVKALNIENALYANITIEYRGLEIEIPQVRLLRTRNTASRQFTIPKEVREKYGISPLDEVEVLDIKPA
- a CDS encoding 50S ribosomal protein L40e; translated protein: MPISDPEKLRIAVEHRFNYWICRECGARNPPGAEKCRRCKSKNLRPKRFKR
- a CDS encoding bifunctional hydroxymethylpyrimidine kinase/phosphomethylpyrimidine kinase; the encoded protein is MIPRALTIAGLDSGGGAGITADLKTFHALGVYGMVALTAVTAQNTLGVRAVQEIDPSIVEAQIDAVAEDIGINAAKTGMLSSSQIMEAAARAVRKWGFPLVVDPVMYAKSGDPLIRPEAMETLRRVIIPIAKVVTPNAPEASHLVGFRVETLDDAKRAAKVIAEELHPEIVIVKGGHLTGDESIDIVYFRDSGEYRELKALRIDTKNTHGTGCSFSAAIAAGLAKGLSPWDAIKLAKELITTAIKYSLPLGHGHGPVNPMAWLELRAYRADIIDELNKALKVIEDNADLIGNYIPEVQSNLGYALPALYARNLDDVAAVPGRIVKYMGKAKPSGPPTFGVSSHVANYILTAMKHGPEVRSAMNIKYDNRVIEAARELGYVVSGYDRRQEPPEVKAREGASIPWGTEQAIKNAGRVPDIIYHLGDYGKEPQIVILGQSPIDVVNKLLIIVKRINEKRF
- a CDS encoding signal recognition particle subunit SRP19/SEC65 family protein encodes the protein MDKKDYWIIWTVYFDSSKSRSFGRKVPSSMAVRSPTIEELVKAVSNLGLEFEVHADKRHPGNWFEGPHGCVVIKKRNGVNKRKLVLMIAKELIRIRQSIMQVKGA
- a CDS encoding 30S ribosomal protein S8e — its product is MVKLLSFYQGRDSRKPTGGYRARPYKVKRKALGGGPPTNTILSDNESRNVIRVFGGNVKVKAINVQYANLYIPKEGKVMRVKILRILETPANKELAKRDVIVKGSIIETEKGRAVVTSRPGQDGIINAILLEK
- a CDS encoding (Fe-S)-binding protein, whose translation is MSKEKMSEYKHEKAPSNMLGRLHDRVKLNPGGYSETEPGVLFAIRVRKNRNLVLSLSTCMDCGACLTVCPAYLATRNIRNSPLGRITLAKSIMKGRINDEVINEAYTYFWQCLTCRRCAWACPFGVDVADITRAIRSMLYELNLAPNYVVGVIDNLESTGNFLGLPEDVLKEVIINAVNEIRLEKGVNARVKINEAAYALLLPSACADYTTALNTFKGYVLLLNELGVDFTLSTRAPDITNYGLFMDERHMKLIAERIVEEARRLGVKLVIAGECGHGWRVFKNYVIPRLREYGIEGTHIIYIATEAIKRGLVKLDVSLNDGITYIYMDPCHYARGGDLVKEPRFVLRSVVSRYMELNERPELAICCGGTSGMLAKEMEELSIKYAELWYQSVINKGANCIVVPCAACKLQMDRVLPKLNKLHEREITFTGLMDLVYKAIIPRKTIK